The genome window GGCTGCACGCGAACGCATGGTCGAGGCCCTTTTCGATGTCATCGACGCGGCAGGCCGCTCGATCTCGCTGGATCGCGGCGAGGACGAGACCAATCTTGCTTTTGCGTCCCGGCTCGCCGACGCCATCCGGGGGCTGCCGGCCGCCAGGATCGATGAGGTCGAGCGCCAGCTCACCGGCGAAGGCCATAGCCTGCCGCTCAGGATGATCGCCGAAGCCCTGAAGAACCCGACAGGCCCGCAAGCAGCCCGGATCGTCGCCTATCTGGAAATCGTCCGCTACAAGGACCGTGATCTCGCCGCCCGCGCCGTCGTGCGTTCCTATGGCCAGAACGACGCTTCGCCGATGCGCGCCGAAGCCCGCCCCGAGATTCAGCTGCATGAGGACAGCCTGCCTGCCGTCATGCGCCAAGCGGCGGAAAAGGCACCGGTGCCGGCCGATCCCCCGGTCGAGGCTGCAGAGCTTGCGACCGCCGAGCAAGCGGTCATCGCCGAAGCCGCGGAAGTTGGTGATCCCACGCCGCAGCTTGAAAATCGGCCTCAGACCGCTTCGGTAACGGCAAGGGAAGTCGTGTCGGAAAAATCCGCGCCGCAGGAGATCGAGGCCAGGCAAGCTCTATCGACGGAGACAGCCGCAACCGACGACGTCGGGCAGACGACCGAGCCGCCTGCCGTCCAGCCCCGCGCGATGTCGGAAAAGGGCGATCCTGTCATTCCGAGGAACTGGACAGGCATTGTCGCCTCGATGACCGAAGAGGCCTCCGAGATGATCGCCACCATCATTCGCGAGCAGGACGTCGAAACCGTGCTGGAGGATGTTGCCGTCGAAGCGGCAGTGGAGATCGATACGATCCTCGATGAAGCCGTCATCAGCGACGCGACCGAAACCTTGATCCGGCAGCCGGCCGAGTTCGCAGTGCCGGATGCTCGCCAGTCGGCAGCACCCCGCCCGTCGCAGATGGATGGCGAGATCGCGGCTCCGGCTGTCCGGCAACCGAAGGACATTGCCGCGCAGCCGCAAACGATGCCGATGCAAGAGACGGTCGAGGCTGCCTATGTGCCGCTCGCGGCACGGATGCCGGACGGCCTTGCCTATACCCAGCTGCCCTATCAGTTCGCCAAGGATACGCCGTCGAACGAGACGGCAGGCGAAACGAGCCACCAGCATCATCATGGCGGCGCGCCCCAGGACCAGCATCAGGAAGATGATCAGCAGGCCCAGTCCGGCAGCGAGGATGCCACGCCCGATGCCGAAGCGGCCAGTGCGGCACCCGAACGCCGGACGCCGAGGATGATCGATGCCGAGCCGACGCCGCATCAGCCGGGAACGGCTGCCGATCCTGTCTATGCGCTGTATCAGCGGATGGTCGGGTGGGAATAGAGCAAGACACGCTTTAAAGCTTTTCACCGCCTGAAAATGAAGAACCCGCCGGATCGCTCCGGCGGGTTCTTCAATTCATAGGCGGATGCGAGGCTTATTCGCCGCCGCGGTTCTTCAGGGCTGCGCCCAGGATGTCGCCGAGCGAAGCACCCGAGTCGGACGAACCGAACTGGGCAACGGCTTCCTTCTCTTCCGCAATCTCCAGAGCCTTGATGGACAGCATGATCTTGCGGTCCTTCTTGGAGAAGTTGGTGACGCGGGCGTCGAACACCTGGCCGACCGAGAAGCGCTCGGGGCGCTGCTCGTCGCGGTCGCGGGCGAGGTCGGCACGGCGGATGAAGGAGGTGATGTCCTCGTGGTTGACGAGCTTCACTTCGACACCGCCGTCGTTGACCGCGATCACTTCGCAGGAAACGACTGCATTCTTGCGCAGATCGCCCGATGCAGCGGCGTCGCCGACTGCATCCTTGCCGAGCTGCTTGATGCCGAGCGAGATGCGTTCCTTCTCGACATCGACGTCGAGAACGACGGCCTTGACGACGTCACCCTTGTTGAACTCCTCGATGACCTGTTCGCCCGGACGGTTCCAGTCGAGGTCGGAGAGGTGCACCATGCCGTCAACATCGCCGTCGAGGCCGATGAACAGGCCGAATTCGGTCTTGTTCTTGACTTCGCCTTCGACTTCAGTGCCGGCCGGATGGCTGCGGGCGAATGCTGCCCACGGATTTTCCAGCGTCTGCTTGAGGCCGAGCGAGATGCGGCGCTTGGACGGATCGACTTCGAGAACGACGACTTCGACTTCCTGGCTCGTGGACAGGATCTTGCCGGGGTGAACGTTCTTCTTGGTCCAGGACATTTCCGAGATGTGGATCAGGCCTTCGATGCCCGGCTCCAGCTCGACGAACGCACCGTAGTCGGTGATGTTGGTGACGGTACCGGAAATCTTCTTGCCTTCCGGATACTTGGCCTGGATGCCATCCCACGGATCGCTCTCGAGCTGCTTCATGCCGAGCGAGATGCGGTGGGTTTCCTGGTTGATGCGGATGATCTGAACCTTGACCTGCTGGCCGATGTTCAGGATTTCCGACGGATGGTTCACACGGCGCCATGCCATGTCGGTGACATGCAGCAGGCCGTCGATGCCGCCGAGGTCAACGAACGCACCGTAATCGGTGATGTTCTTGACGACGCCGTCGACAACCTGGCCTTCTTCGAGGTTCTGAACGATTTCAGAACGCTGCTCGGCACGGGACTCTTCCAGAACCGTACGACGCGAAACCACGATGTTGCCGCGGCGCTTGTCCATCTTGAGGATTTCGAAGGGCTGCGGATTGTGCATCAGCGGGGTGACGTCGCGGATCGGGCGGATATCGACTTGGCTACGCGGCAGGAAGGCGATCGCACCGTCGAGGTCGACCGTGAAGCCGCCCTTGACCTGGTTGAAGATCACGCCTTCGACGCGCTCGCCGGCTTCGAACTTGGCTTCGAGCTTGATCCAGCTTTCTTCGCGGCGAGCCTTTTCGCGCGACAGAACGGCTTCGCCAAGCGCGTTTTCGATGCGCTCGACATAGACTTCGACTTCGTCGCCGACCTTCAGCGAACCGTCCTTGGCGCGTGCGCCGAATTCCTTGAGCGCGATGCGGCCTTCAACCTTGAGGCCGACGTCGACAACGGCGACGTCCTTCTCGATACCCGTGACGATGCCCTTGGTGACATAGCCTTCGGCCAGGTCGTTCTTGGCAAAGGACTCTTCGAGAAGAGCCGCGAAATCCTCGCGGGAGGGGGTAGCTACTGACATAAAATCTCCTGCGTGTCCTGGATACGGAAGCGGACACGTATGCGCCGGTTGGTTTGCGTTGAACGGGCCTGAACCCAGTCCGCCCTCTCTCACGAAGGCAATCCGGCGCTTGGACGGAATTTCAGGCTGCTGTATGAGAAGCGATCCATGCTCAGAGCATGCAAAATCGCTTGAATTTAGGCATTTCGGCTCAAGACCGCATCGATGATCGATTGTGCAGCTTGAAA of Rhizobium sp. BT04 contains these proteins:
- the rpsA gene encoding 30S ribosomal protein S1; translated protein: MSVATPSREDFAALLEESFAKNDLAEGYVTKGIVTGIEKDVAVVDVGLKVEGRIALKEFGARAKDGSLKVGDEVEVYVERIENALGEAVLSREKARREESWIKLEAKFEAGERVEGVIFNQVKGGFTVDLDGAIAFLPRSQVDIRPIRDVTPLMHNPQPFEILKMDKRRGNIVVSRRTVLEESRAEQRSEIVQNLEEGQVVDGVVKNITDYGAFVDLGGIDGLLHVTDMAWRRVNHPSEILNIGQQVKVQIIRINQETHRISLGMKQLESDPWDGIQAKYPEGKKISGTVTNITDYGAFVELEPGIEGLIHISEMSWTKKNVHPGKILSTSQEVEVVVLEVDPSKRRISLGLKQTLENPWAAFARSHPAGTEVEGEVKNKTEFGLFIGLDGDVDGMVHLSDLDWNRPGEQVIEEFNKGDVVKAVVLDVDVEKERISLGIKQLGKDAVGDAAASGDLRKNAVVSCEVIAVNDGGVEVKLVNHEDITSFIRRADLARDRDEQRPERFSVGQVFDARVTNFSKKDRKIMLSIKALEIAEEKEAVAQFGSSDSGASLGDILGAALKNRGGE